The Enterobacter asburiae genomic sequence CGAACAGCCCGTTGGGGTGGCGGACAATCGCGCCCGCGTGGCCCATCGCTTCGCTGAAGTCAGGGAATATTTCCACCTCGTGTCCGAGTGCCTGAAGCCGTGAGACCGTCTCAGCGGTAAAGCGTCCTTCCAGCTTTAACGTGTCAGAGGTTTGTCCCCAGGTGCGCCCCAGCAGCCAGCGAGGGCGGGAAATGCTTTCCTGTAAAGGCACGCCCTGAATCGCGTAGCGGGTAAAGAGCGCGGCCTGGGTTTGCGGCTGGCCGTCGCCGCCCATCGATCCGTAGACCATCACGCGCCCGTCCTTAAGACGCGCCGCCGCCGGGTTCAGGGTATGGAAAGGCTGCTTGCCCGGCGCGAGGGCCAGAAGATGATTGGGATCGAGGCTGAACGATGCGCCCCGGTTCTGCCAGACGATGCCGGTGTCGGGCAGCACCACGCCGCTGCCGAACTCGTGATAGATACTCTGGATAAACGACACGGCGAGTCCGCTGTTATCCATTACCCCCATCCACACCGTATCGCCGGGGCCTTTTCCGGTGCCCCACGGCGCGGCGCGGCCGTCGTCAACCCTGTCGGCAAGCGCCTGCAGAGCGGCGGGATCCAGCAGACCCTGAATATCGGTTTTCAGCTCGCGCGGGTCGGTGATGTGGGCATCGCGCAGGCCAAAGGCCAGCTTGGTGGCTTCAACGATGCGGTGAACGGTGTCGGCGTCGTCGGCCTCCGCCATATTCAGGCGGTCGGTGATGCCGAGTATTGCCAGCGAGACCAGCCCCTGCGTCGGCGGGGCGTGGTTAAAGATCTCCCCCTGCTGATGCTGTAGCCTCAGCGGCGCGGTGCGCCGGGCAGCGTGCGCGTGTAAATCGGCCAGCGTCACGGGCAGGCCCAGCGTTTCCATGCCGTGCGCCAGCACGTCCGCCAGCGGGCCGCGGTAAAAGCTGTCCAGACCGTCCTCCGCCAGGCGCGTCAGGGTCGTGGCCATGGCGGGCTGGTAAAAGCGGCTGCCGACCTCTGGTGGCTTACCGTCCACCAGCCAGGTTTCCGCGAAGCCGGGGACGTCCTTCAGCTCGTCGAATTTGCTAGCCGTGGCGTGGGCCTGAGAGGCCGTGACCGGCGTGCTGTTCTGCGCGTACTCAATGGCGTCGGCCAGCAGGCGGGCCAGCGGCAGCGCCTTGCCGGTCATCTCGC encodes the following:
- the hpxW gene encoding oxamate amidohydrolase, coding for MQSNVSTHGMAVAPHHLASQSALAVLREGGSAIEAMVAAAATIAVVYPHMNGLGGDGFWLIVPPEGEPVAIDASGAAGSRATLAAYDGLAHIPHRGPRAALTVAGTVSGWDEALKVSREMTGKALPLARLLADAIEYAQNSTPVTASQAHATASKFDELKDVPGFAETWLVDGKPPEVGSRFYQPAMATTLTRLAEDGLDSFYRGPLADVLAHGMETLGLPVTLADLHAHAARRTAPLRLQHQQGEIFNHAPPTQGLVSLAILGITDRLNMAEADDADTVHRIVEATKLAFGLRDAHITDPRELKTDIQGLLDPAALQALADRVDDGRAAPWGTGKGPGDTVWMGVMDNSGLAVSFIQSIYHEFGSGVVLPDTGIVWQNRGASFSLDPNHLLALAPGKQPFHTLNPAAARLKDGRVMVYGSMGGDGQPQTQAALFTRYAIQGVPLQESISRPRWLLGRTWGQTSDTLKLEGRFTAETVSRLQALGHEVEIFPDFSEAMGHAGAIVRHPNGLFEGAFDPRSNGAAAGF